A stretch of Babesia bigemina genome assembly Bbig001, chromosome : III DNA encodes these proteins:
- a CDS encoding chaperonin, 10 kDa family protein, putative, translating to MSKVIAALLITQVARALCLRVSGGAQQQRAGAFVLPSTAIHAEPAPKRPLRHGAEAVSSSNEPLPPVKAYVPPLAPGDLKYMNQTLHGDFRPANNYVLIVKQEAQEYSAGGVYIGKQPNKEFAGRVLAVGPGRVVPETGAVIPMTVKVGDMVLYDPPTEEPVVSGTSRSRHRPQITYKNQQCVMVTEDQIYARIETDGLSPRPLSSADIRPLSDRLLVRIIDSPKKTQSGLVLARANETDGTIFRATVISAGPGEYTQDGKLLPVTEFKPGDTVLFSDAAADGGAFDLHRTQHAFVRRRAILARV from the exons ATGTCAAAGGTTATTGCCGCGCTGCTCATAACCCAGGTGGCGCGCGCGCTCTGCCTCAGGGTGTCTGGAGGcgcacagcagcagcgcgcaGGCGCTTTCGTGCTGCCTTCCACGGCTATTCACGCCGAGCCGGCGCCCAAAAGGCCGTTACGACACGGCGCGGAGGCGgtgtcctcgtcgaacgAACCGCTGCCGCCGGTCAAGG CCTACGTGCCGCCACTCGCGCCGGGCGACCTCAAGTACATGAACCAGACGCTGCACGGCGATTTCAGACCCGCCAACAACTACGTGCTGATCGTCAAGCAGGAGGCTCAGGAGTACTCGGCCGGAGGCGTGTACATCGGAAAGCAG CCAAACAAGGAATTCGCCGGCCGGGTGCTGGCAGTGGGACCGGGAAGAGTGGTGCCGGAGACAGG TGCCGTCATACCGATGACCGTCAAGGTCGGGGACATGGTGCTATACGACCCGCCAACTGAGGAGCCAGTGGTTAGTGGGACCAGCCGCAGCCGTCATCGACCGCAGATCACGTACAAGAACCAGCAGtgcgtgatggtcacggaGGACCAGATATACGCCCGGATCGAAACTGACGGGCTTTCGCCGCGGCCGCTGAGCTCTGCAGACATCAGGCCGCTATCGGACAG GCTGCTGGTACGCATCATCGACAGCCCGAAGAAGACGCAGAGCGGACTCGTGCTCGCTCGCGCGAATGAAACCGACGGCACCATTTTCCGCGCAACAGTGATATCGGCAGGGCCAGGGGAGTACACGCAGGACGGCAAACTACTGCCGGTCACCGAGTTCAAGCCCGGAGACACCGTGCTCTTCTCCGACGCGGCGGCAGACGGCGGCGCCTTCGATTTGCACCGCACCCAGCACGCCTTCGTCCGCCGTCGCGCGATACTCGCGCGGGTGTGA